A stretch of Imperialibacter roseus DNA encodes these proteins:
- a CDS encoding porin family protein encodes MTRTSFVILFTLFLSSYLVKGQILTGPKVGLNLSTMHFDEKQYTRDYETVWRPGFSGGWVFNYSASKSTVWSFHGELYYSTKGRTIQKRGLDYVKNVTRFHNIDMPAMFRGTFQLGSLKWYLNAGPALSYWVYGNGQISSSELDEGKVGTVNYHYDFTKYDTPRPEERDYPIANGIIEVPNANRLQVGLSFGGGFEFPVLEDQIVQLDFRYNMGHTNIGEKEDNFFGLNKYKENFEGSNRNIEISLAFLLDYNTQLRKKGRSTSKVK; translated from the coding sequence GGCCAAATATTGACCGGCCCAAAGGTTGGGCTCAACCTCTCCACCATGCACTTCGATGAGAAGCAATATACCCGTGATTACGAGACTGTGTGGAGACCGGGGTTTAGTGGCGGATGGGTTTTCAACTATTCAGCTTCCAAGTCGACTGTATGGTCCTTCCACGGAGAATTGTATTATTCCACAAAAGGGAGGACTATTCAAAAACGAGGGTTGGATTACGTGAAGAACGTAACACGCTTCCATAATATTGATATGCCAGCCATGTTCAGGGGCACCTTTCAATTGGGATCGCTCAAATGGTACTTGAATGCTGGCCCCGCCCTGAGCTACTGGGTGTATGGAAATGGTCAGATATCGTCATCCGAACTTGATGAAGGGAAGGTGGGTACAGTGAATTATCACTATGATTTCACGAAATATGACACACCACGGCCGGAGGAACGAGACTATCCGATCGCAAACGGTATCATAGAAGTGCCAAATGCCAACAGGCTGCAGGTAGGGCTTAGTTTTGGCGGTGGTTTTGAGTTTCCGGTGTTGGAGGATCAAATTGTGCAGCTTGATTTCAGGTACAATATGGGCCACACCAATATTGGGGAAAAAGAAGATAACTTCTTTGGTCTGAATAAGTACAAAGAGAATTTTGAAGGGTCAAACCGGAACATTGAGATATCACTGGCGTTTTTGTTGGACTACAATACACAGCTTAGGAAAAAAGGCCGCAGCACAAGTAAAGTAAAATAG
- a CDS encoding histone deacetylase family protein encodes MLRVAWSKAYNHRLPDKHRFPMMKYELLPEQLIYEGTIKEDQLFAPGLLQIEQILRAHDADYWRRLSSQSLSAAEIRKTGFPHSESLIERETNIAAGTVECCRFALQYGVSFNVAGGTHHAFTDRGEGFCLLNDMAIAASDLLANSLASKILIIDLDVHQGNGTAQIFTGNKQVFTLSMHGARNYPAKKEQSSLDIGLADGTDDKLYLKILEANLKSVLDDFQPDFAFYQAGVDVLATDKLGRLALSQSGCKERDRLVLQLCRECRLPVVVTMGGGYSEKINDIVEAHANTFRLAQDIYF; translated from the coding sequence ATGCTTCGAGTGGCCTGGTCAAAAGCGTACAACCACCGGCTACCTGACAAGCACAGGTTCCCGATGATGAAGTATGAGCTGCTTCCGGAACAACTCATTTACGAGGGCACTATCAAAGAAGATCAATTGTTTGCTCCCGGGCTCCTCCAAATAGAGCAAATCCTAAGAGCACACGACGCCGACTACTGGCGGAGGTTAAGCAGCCAGAGCCTTTCCGCTGCAGAAATAAGAAAAACTGGTTTTCCGCACTCTGAGTCACTTATTGAGCGAGAGACAAACATTGCTGCCGGAACCGTTGAATGCTGCCGCTTTGCTTTACAGTATGGTGTGTCATTCAATGTAGCCGGAGGCACGCACCATGCCTTTACCGATAGGGGAGAGGGTTTCTGTTTGTTGAACGACATGGCCATTGCTGCCAGCGACCTGCTGGCAAATTCACTTGCATCAAAAATCCTGATAATTGACCTGGATGTTCATCAGGGCAATGGAACCGCTCAAATATTTACCGGAAACAAACAGGTGTTTACGCTAAGCATGCATGGTGCCAGAAACTATCCAGCCAAAAAGGAGCAGTCCAGTCTCGATATTGGCCTGGCCGACGGTACTGACGATAAGCTATACCTTAAAATACTCGAGGCGAACCTTAAGAGCGTTTTGGATGACTTTCAGCCGGATTTTGCATTTTATCAGGCTGGCGTTGATGTGCTGGCCACTGATAAGCTGGGTAGGCTGGCCTTGAGCCAGTCGGGGTGCAAAGAAAGGGATCGGTTGGTTTTGCAGCTTTGCCGAGAATGTAGGCTTCCAGTGGTAGTGACCATGGGAGGCGGTTATTCTGAGAAAATCAATGACATTGTGGAAGCCCATGCCAATACCTTCAGGCTTGCTCAGGATATTTACTTTTGA
- a CDS encoding rhomboid family intramembrane serine protease, translating to MNERKLFRESVFITLAFVGVLWCVKSWEYATSVDLSFLGIYPRTLKGSLGIVTSPFIHGDIQHLLSNTFPLAILGVGLFFFFRKIALEVFVIVYFSTGFWVWTTARPAFHIGASGIIYGLVSFLFFFGLIKRDARSLAVSMIVVFLYHGLFAGIFPFSDQISWESHLFGGLSGLFCAIHFRNKSVTEEALAVNQAIQHDDITEEGQANGGVEMPGAVADQVQIPPSLLIRFTNSTKNEEDAADDIISLH from the coding sequence ATGAACGAGCGCAAGCTATTCAGAGAAAGCGTTTTTATCACACTTGCTTTTGTAGGAGTACTGTGGTGCGTCAAGTCATGGGAGTATGCCACGTCTGTTGATTTGTCCTTTCTTGGTATATACCCACGGACTCTGAAAGGTTCTCTGGGCATTGTGACATCTCCATTTATCCATGGCGATATTCAGCACCTGCTCTCCAATACTTTTCCTCTTGCGATCCTTGGAGTAGGGCTTTTTTTCTTCTTTAGAAAGATAGCGCTCGAGGTTTTTGTGATTGTGTACTTTTCAACCGGTTTTTGGGTATGGACAACAGCCCGGCCGGCTTTTCACATCGGCGCCAGCGGCATTATTTACGGCTTGGTTTCTTTCCTTTTCTTTTTTGGCCTCATCAAGCGTGATGCGAGGTCGCTGGCGGTGAGTATGATAGTCGTTTTTCTCTACCACGGCCTGTTTGCAGGCATTTTTCCTTTTTCGGATCAGATAAGCTGGGAATCCCATCTTTTTGGCGGCTTATCGGGGCTTTTTTGCGCCATCCATTTCAGAAACAAGAGTGTTACGGAAGAAGCATTAGCGGTAAACCAGGCAATTCAGCATGATGACATTACCGAGGAAGGCCAAGCCAATGGTGGAGTTGAGATGCCTGGTGCTGTGGCCGACCAGGTTCAAATACCTCCCAGTCTTTTGATAAGATTCACAAATTCGACTAAAAACGAAGAAGACGCCGCCGACGATATTATCTCATTGCATTAG
- a CDS encoding OmpH family outer membrane protein — protein sequence MKNLSTVLSVVLLAAVAVLFYLVLSNKSASSDPEVASLDSSIDRISGDLSIAYVNSDTLLSKYEYFKDISSDLEKKRAKLESEYRNRAEGLQREIQNFQNTAQNMTMNQARAKEEELTVKQQNLYQYQQTLGQQLVEEETKLNEQLYNAVSGYLSEFSGSNKYHLVLTYTKGSGVLYADKRLDITDEVIKGLNKSYLQSKGVIPTDKTDSTGVTK from the coding sequence GTGAAAAATCTATCCACTGTACTTAGTGTCGTCCTTTTAGCAGCAGTTGCTGTGTTGTTTTATCTGGTGCTTAGCAATAAAAGTGCATCTTCAGATCCTGAGGTAGCTAGTCTTGATTCTTCCATTGACAGAATCAGTGGCGACCTTTCGATTGCCTACGTGAACTCAGATACACTGCTGAGCAAATATGAATATTTCAAGGATATAAGCAGTGATTTGGAAAAAAAGAGGGCGAAATTGGAGTCTGAATACAGGAACCGGGCGGAAGGTCTTCAAAGAGAAATACAGAATTTCCAGAACACAGCTCAGAACATGACAATGAACCAGGCCAGGGCTAAGGAGGAGGAACTCACTGTGAAACAACAAAACCTCTACCAGTATCAGCAAACCTTGGGTCAGCAGTTGGTTGAAGAAGAAACCAAGCTTAACGAGCAACTTTATAATGCGGTGAGTGGGTACCTGTCGGAATTTAGTGGAAGTAACAAATACCATCTTGTGTTGACGTATACGAAGGGTAGCGGCGTTCTTTATGCGGACAAAAGACTTGACATTACCGATGAAGTGATAAAGGGTTTAAATAAGAGCTACCTTCAATCGAAGGGTGTGATCCCAACCGATAAAACAGATTCGACGGGCGTCACCAAATAG
- a CDS encoding HEAT repeat domain-containing protein, with the protein MLQAFLKFLGGEPGEEKQMWLLLGKGFFMGIFLATYTVGAETLFISRMGEDLLGIAFFTGGFLGIVSTIVFVSLQRNINFSSLAITNTFLILAYVTLLRGTYEFYDSPWISFAFFVMMGPITAVTLLTFWGVFGRMFNLRASKRIMGGIDTGQLLATCLAFFSIPGLRRLQLINDTTDLLFISIAGAFGIFIFTLLIVKNYNLDGATKKVSREKPDTSYSDLFKSKYLGLLSLFLVFSASANVFAEYSFYESVNVMYPNETELSNFLSFYDGSIIVISFIIQSFLNDLIIGKFGLKVSLMVMPIVLGGLTIGAIVSGHIFGFEVKNEEYILFFLFTGLARLLTASLKDALENPAFKIFFLPLDIKIRFDIQSRIEGVVNEFAALISGAALIGLGLLSFFKLIHFSYIIIFLAVGVIYVAVKLYDEYKGTLKITLTRQKEALGSKGKKNENSTVNVLQREFDEHNAESIILSMKLFEKLEPIEFRKILVETLKSPHSEVRKYAYAKCRQVNNFEKLAEIKKLASYEQEEEIRNLAIEVIAFLQLAEDYKLNEVSIRKLVRSVNMEDRVFAAQVLAKLDDEKYIPLLVELARDINVNVRTAAITSAGINKWPELWPIMIENLHVPVYSNVAKAALIAGGEPTLHTVDTAFYKTGQQASTMFRVVQILGRIGGPEGVERLWKKIDFPDKAIVSEILLSLSYIGYHAKDFQAARIKIQIEAEIGDLAWNIKALTEIPKENETDHLLIQAIEEENAQNYDDIFMLLALIYDSQAVELVKENVSVGTSESVTFAVEMLDIILEDELKPKLFPVFDELKPHDRLGQLNDFYAPEAFSSYEDLLLSIVNRDYNHISRWTKAVALYRLSMIDESKVSADLIANLFNPDRLILQTSAWIIYQKDKAEYQRHTRRIRPGVKKDLDRAIVPPTFVETEEDLHMKMLLIEKAVFVKGLDLFKTIPGSVLTDVVDASEEVRMKEGVTFISKGDNGNAPIYIIVKGSVLEQDDNGRQRTLGSRDVIGFNKLVETDQFEYNYTTTSEVIFLTISMEALFDLMSKNIEMVEATLLSVKDSDQIEAEDEVMDEERLLLFSQ; encoded by the coding sequence GTGCTGCAGGCTTTCTTAAAATTTTTAGGAGGTGAGCCAGGCGAGGAGAAGCAAATGTGGCTGCTCCTTGGTAAAGGCTTTTTTATGGGTATCTTCCTGGCTACCTACACTGTAGGCGCAGAAACACTGTTCATCAGCCGAATGGGAGAAGATCTGTTAGGCATCGCCTTTTTTACTGGTGGGTTCCTGGGGATCGTAAGTACAATTGTTTTTGTTTCTCTACAGCGCAACATTAACTTCTCCAGCCTTGCCATTACCAATACTTTCTTAATCCTGGCGTATGTCACCTTGCTGAGAGGAACGTATGAGTTTTACGACAGTCCATGGATTTCCTTTGCTTTTTTTGTGATGATGGGTCCTATAACAGCAGTTACACTGCTGACTTTTTGGGGTGTCTTCGGTAGAATGTTCAATCTGCGGGCTTCGAAGAGAATAATGGGAGGAATCGATACAGGTCAACTTCTGGCCACTTGCCTCGCTTTCTTTTCCATTCCGGGTTTAAGGAGGCTACAGTTGATAAATGATACAACCGATTTGTTGTTCATTTCCATTGCAGGTGCCTTCGGTATTTTTATCTTCACTCTTCTTATAGTAAAAAATTACAACCTTGACGGTGCCACTAAAAAGGTTTCCAGGGAGAAGCCTGACACCAGCTATTCCGACCTTTTCAAAAGCAAGTACCTGGGGTTGTTATCATTGTTTTTGGTTTTCTCAGCATCAGCAAACGTATTTGCTGAGTATAGCTTTTATGAGTCGGTGAATGTTATGTACCCGAACGAAACCGAACTCTCCAACTTTTTATCGTTCTACGACGGATCCATTATTGTCATCAGCTTCATTATTCAGAGCTTTCTTAACGACCTTATCATAGGGAAATTTGGACTGAAGGTTTCGCTCATGGTTATGCCTATCGTACTCGGAGGACTAACGATTGGGGCCATCGTATCCGGGCATATTTTTGGATTCGAGGTGAAGAATGAAGAGTACATTTTGTTTTTTCTTTTTACCGGACTTGCCAGGCTTTTGACCGCCTCCCTGAAAGATGCTTTGGAAAATCCGGCTTTTAAGATATTCTTCCTGCCTCTGGATATTAAAATCCGGTTTGATATTCAATCCAGGATTGAAGGGGTAGTGAATGAATTTGCTGCACTCATCTCAGGCGCTGCCTTAATTGGTCTGGGCTTGCTTAGTTTCTTTAAGTTAATTCACTTTTCATACATCATCATATTTTTGGCGGTTGGCGTCATCTATGTTGCTGTGAAGCTCTACGATGAGTATAAGGGAACACTGAAAATTACTTTGACAAGGCAAAAGGAAGCACTGGGATCCAAAGGCAAGAAGAATGAGAATAGTACAGTTAATGTGCTTCAGAGAGAATTTGATGAGCACAATGCAGAAAGTATTATTTTGTCGATGAAGCTATTCGAAAAGTTGGAGCCGATTGAATTCAGAAAAATTCTGGTGGAAACGCTCAAGAGCCCTCATTCGGAGGTGCGGAAATATGCTTATGCCAAGTGCAGGCAGGTAAATAACTTTGAGAAGCTGGCAGAAATCAAAAAACTGGCATCCTATGAACAAGAGGAGGAAATACGGAACCTGGCGATAGAAGTAATTGCGTTCTTGCAACTGGCTGAAGACTACAAGCTGAACGAGGTTAGCATCAGAAAGCTGGTGAGGTCTGTTAATATGGAAGATCGGGTATTCGCTGCTCAGGTTTTGGCGAAATTGGATGACGAAAAGTATATCCCGTTGCTTGTGGAGCTTGCCAGAGATATCAACGTTAACGTAAGGACAGCTGCCATCACCAGCGCTGGAATCAATAAGTGGCCCGAGCTTTGGCCCATTATGATTGAGAACCTTCATGTGCCCGTTTATTCCAATGTTGCTAAGGCGGCATTAATCGCTGGCGGAGAGCCAACATTGCACACTGTAGATACTGCCTTTTATAAAACAGGACAACAAGCTAGCACAATGTTTCGGGTTGTGCAGATTCTCGGGCGTATTGGGGGGCCTGAGGGGGTTGAGCGTCTATGGAAAAAAATTGACTTCCCGGACAAGGCTATCGTTTCAGAGATCTTACTATCACTTAGTTATATAGGCTACCATGCCAAGGACTTTCAGGCAGCCCGGATTAAGATTCAAATTGAGGCAGAAATTGGTGACCTGGCCTGGAACATAAAAGCGCTCACCGAAATACCTAAAGAAAATGAAACTGACCATCTTCTTATTCAGGCAATCGAAGAGGAGAACGCCCAAAACTATGATGATATTTTCATGCTTTTGGCCCTTATCTACGACTCTCAGGCAGTTGAGCTTGTTAAAGAGAATGTCAGTGTAGGTACCAGCGAAAGCGTTACGTTCGCCGTAGAAATGCTCGATATTATCCTCGAGGATGAATTGAAACCCAAGTTGTTCCCCGTTTTCGACGAACTCAAGCCCCACGACAGGCTGGGTCAGCTGAATGACTTTTACGCTCCTGAGGCTTTTAGCAGTTATGAAGACTTGCTCCTTTCCATAGTCAACAGGGATTACAACCATATAAGCAGGTGGACGAAGGCAGTTGCATTGTACAGGTTGTCCATGATCGATGAATCCAAGGTGTCGGCGGATCTTATCGCCAATCTTTTCAACCCTGATAGGCTCATACTTCAAACATCTGCCTGGATCATTTACCAAAAAGACAAGGCGGAGTATCAGCGTCACACCAGAAGGATACGGCCGGGTGTTAAGAAAGACCTGGATAGGGCCATAGTGCCGCCAACATTTGTTGAGACGGAAGAGGATTTGCACATGAAGATGCTGCTCATTGAGAAAGCTGTGTTTGTGAAGGGATTGGATTTATTCAAAACAATCCCTGGCTCGGTGTTAACGGACGTGGTAGACGCCTCCGAAGAAGTAAGAATGAAGGAGGGTGTAACCTTCATTAGCAAAGGAGATAACGGCAATGCACCAATTTACATTATTGTAAAGGGGAGTGTGCTTGAACAAGACGACAATGGGCGCCAGAGAACACTCGGCAGTAGAGATGTGATCGGCTTCAACAAATTAGTTGAGACAGACCAATTTGAATACAACTATACAACGACCAGCGAGGTGATCTTTTTGACTATTTCAATGGAGGCTCTTTTCGATTTGATGAGCAAAAATATTGAGATGGTTGAGGCAACACTCTTGTCGGTAAAGGATTCTGACCAGATCGAAGCAGAAGATGAAGTGATGGATGAAGAAAGACTGTTGCTTTTTAGTCAATAG
- a CDS encoding DUF4062 domain-containing protein, whose product MAVGKEILISFSSEDNHPRIAGDRGWVTSFCKFLTTLLTQIMKEEPHVRMIDESQQDPGEIEKAAVLIAILSNNFKADGKLVKGISHFGVKATEDKNLSVAGKARMFKVLKHPVEIDSVLPEYEEILPYDLFQIDPMTGEAQEYTRYFGSEAERSYWLKLVDMSYDIFQILDKLGSTKKATKDIVPKERTVYLASTGVDILIQRDIIKRELLRHGYRVLPEQSLPKEAKLLEAMVKSDLEKCRLSIHLIGEDYGYKPKGSDLSIVDIQNKIASEYVLKVIEHNSKSADREPFSRLIWLSPDMVNVSERQKIFIEDLKSDAAAVEEAEVLQITLQELKSIVREELLTGGRFKTRDHYAREDEDSKGGKMIYLICDKSDAEAAQPIAKALTAKGCEVMTSLFDGDLIDLRYLHQENLRRCDASLIYFGKANHQWIKAKLQDLLKAPGFGRIKPLKAKAIYVAGEAKVKAEEFKEEGTLILTGNGEFKADSLKPFLEKIEK is encoded by the coding sequence ATGGCAGTTGGAAAAGAAATTCTAATCAGTTTTTCCTCAGAAGATAACCATCCAAGGATAGCGGGCGACAGGGGCTGGGTGACAAGCTTTTGTAAGTTCCTTACCACCCTTCTTACACAAATAATGAAGGAGGAACCTCATGTGAGAATGATAGACGAAAGTCAGCAGGATCCTGGTGAAATTGAGAAAGCAGCTGTTTTGATTGCCATATTGTCAAATAACTTCAAGGCAGACGGCAAACTGGTAAAGGGCATTTCTCACTTTGGTGTTAAGGCCACCGAAGATAAAAACCTGAGCGTTGCCGGGAAGGCAAGAATGTTTAAGGTATTAAAGCATCCTGTGGAAATTGACAGTGTCCTGCCCGAGTATGAGGAGATTTTGCCCTACGATCTGTTTCAGATTGATCCAATGACTGGAGAGGCACAGGAGTACACAAGGTATTTTGGATCCGAAGCGGAGAGAAGCTACTGGCTGAAACTGGTAGATATGTCATACGACATTTTCCAGATTCTTGACAAACTTGGATCAACCAAGAAGGCCACAAAGGACATAGTTCCCAAAGAGCGTACCGTTTACCTGGCGAGCACTGGTGTTGACATTCTTATTCAACGAGACATTATTAAAAGAGAGTTGTTGCGCCATGGCTACAGGGTGTTGCCGGAGCAGTCGCTCCCCAAGGAAGCCAAGCTCCTCGAAGCGATGGTAAAGTCAGATTTGGAAAAGTGCCGTTTGTCGATTCACTTGATTGGTGAGGATTATGGTTACAAGCCAAAGGGCTCTGACCTTTCGATTGTAGATATACAGAACAAGATAGCATCGGAATATGTGCTGAAGGTAATCGAGCACAACAGTAAAAGTGCCGACAGAGAGCCTTTTTCGAGGCTGATCTGGCTTTCACCTGACATGGTCAATGTGTCGGAGAGGCAAAAGATTTTTATTGAGGACTTAAAGTCCGATGCCGCTGCTGTTGAAGAAGCCGAGGTGCTGCAAATTACCCTGCAAGAACTTAAATCCATTGTAAGGGAGGAACTGCTTACGGGGGGAAGGTTCAAAACCAGAGATCATTACGCCAGAGAGGATGAGGATAGCAAAGGAGGCAAAATGATTTATCTCATTTGCGATAAATCGGATGCTGAGGCAGCTCAGCCCATTGCGAAGGCACTTACAGCTAAAGGATGCGAGGTGATGACATCGCTTTTTGATGGTGACCTGATTGACTTACGCTATCTGCATCAGGAAAACCTGAGACGCTGTGATGCATCGCTGATATATTTCGGTAAAGCCAATCACCAATGGATTAAAGCCAAACTTCAGGATCTTTTGAAGGCGCCTGGATTTGGCAGAATTAAGCCTTTGAAGGCAAAGGCAATTTATGTAGCAGGGGAGGCCAAGGTAAAAGCTGAGGAATTTAAAGAGGAAGGTACCCTGATTTTAACCGGTAACGGCGAATTTAAGGCCGATTCACTGAAACCATTCCTGGAAAAAATTGAAAAGTAA